One Cellulomonas sp. WB94 genomic window, CCGGCGGGGAACCGCAGGCGCGTGATGCGTCCGGGCGCCGGCAGGAACCCCGCGGCGGGGTCCTCGCCGTTGATGCGGAACTCGAACGAGTGCCCACGGGTCGCGACGTGGTCGTAGCCGAGCGGCTCGCCCGCCGCGATCCGCAGCTGCTCGCGCACGAGGTCGATCCCGCTGACCTCCTCGGTCACGGGGTGCTCGACCTGCAGCCGCGTGTTGACCTCGAGGAACGAGATGGTCCCGTCGGCCCCGACGAGGAACTCGCACGTGCCCGCCCCGACGTACCCGGCCTCACGCAGGATCGCGACGGACGAGCTCACGAGCTCGGCGTTCTGCGCGTCCGTGAGGAACGGCGCGGGCGCCTCCTCGACGAGCTTCTGGTGCCGGCGCTGGAGCGAGCAGTCGCGCGTCGAGACCACGACGACCGTGCCGTGGGCGTCCGCGAGGCACTGCGTCTCGACGTGCCGTGGCCGGTCGAGGAACCGCTCGACGAAGCACTCGCCGCGACCGAACGCCGCGGTGGCCTCGCGGACCGCCGACTCGAACTGCTCGTCGATCTCGTCGAACGTGCGCGCGACCTTCAGCCCGCGCCCGCCGCCGCCGAAGGCCGCCTTGATCGCGACCGGGAGGCCGTGCTCGGCCGCGAAGGCATGGATCTCGGCGGTGCCCGTCACCGGGTCGGGCGTGCCGGCGACGAGCGGTGCGCCCGCGCGGGCGGCGATGTGCCGGGCGCTGACCTTGTCGCCGAGCGCCTCGATCGCCGCCGGGGGCGGTCCGATCCACACGAGGCCCGCCTCGATGACGGCCCGCGCGAAGTCCGCGTTCTCGGCGAGGAAGCCGTAGCCCGGGTGGACGGCGTCGGCTCCGGAGCGGCGCGCGACGTCGAGCAGCTTGGCGATGTCGAGGTACGTCTCCTGAGCCCGCGCACCGGACAGCGCGAACGCCTCGTCCGCCACGCGCACGTGCAGCGCCTCGCGGTCGGTGTCGGCATAGACCGCGACGGAGCCGATCCGGGCGTCGCGGCAGGCACGGGCGATGCGGACAGCGATCTCGCCGCGGTTCGCGATGAGGACCTTGGAGATGGCGGGCACGGCTCACCGTAACGCGGGCGGCCCGGACATCTCACCCGCACCGCGGTCGCGCCGCGAAGATTGGTGGACCGCCTATGCGTGGACGCGTCGCCTTTGGAGGTATCCGACGACGACGCGCCGCCACCGTTGGTCCGGGCGCGCTCGGTTTGTGCGGAGGTGACAACTGGCGCCCAGCGGGCCGGCAGTCGTCAGTGTCGCCAGAGGTCCGGAACCAGGACGCCGACCTCGCCGAGCAGCTCGCGCAGCAGCGGCAGGCTCACCCCGACGACACCGTGGTGGTCTCCCTCGATCGCCGTGACGAACGCTCCGCCGAGGCCGTCGATCGTGAAGGCGCCCGCGACCACGAGCGGCTCGCCCGTCGCGACGTACGCGTCGATCTCGGCGTCCGACAGGTCCGCGAAGTGCACCACCGTGGACGAGGTCGCGCCGAGGGTCCCCGCCGTCCCCTGGCCGCCGTCGCTCACCGGCAGGCGGTCGTCGATGATCCAGTGCCCCGTGTGGAGCACGCCGCTGCGGCCTCGCATCGCCCGCCACCGCGCGGTCGCGTCGGCGGCATCGAGAGGCTTGCCCACGATCTCGCCGTGGATCTCGAGCATCGAGTCGCAGCCGAGGAAGATCAGGTCGTCGGCGTCGGCGAGGTCGGGCGCGAGGTCGGCGATCGAGTGCGCGACGTCCTCGACCTTGGCCTGCGCGAGCAGCAGCACCGCGTCGGCGGGCTCGATCGCGCCGAACCGCTCACGCGCGGCCGCGAGCGCTGCGTCCTCGTCGACGCGCGAGACCGCGACGATCGCGTCGATGCCGGCGGACTGCAGGGTCGCGAGGCGGGCGGGGGAGGCGGAGGCGAGGACGATTCGGGTCACGGCGAGCGAGCCTACCGAGGCCGGGGACGTTGGGCCCTCGACCCGCGGCCTGGTTCTGGGCGATGATGCGGTGGCACGTGCGTCCGCGCCGCCGCCCCGGCCGACCCGAGCCGGCACCAGCACCCGACCTGAGGACCGAACAGCGATGATCGACGTGAGCGACGTGAGCGACCCGGAGGCACTGCCGGAGTCGAGAAGCCGGTTCCACGAGCTCCGCCAGTCCCGGCGCTGGATCTTCGGCACGATGCTCTTCTCGGCGCTCGTCAGCCTGACGGCCTCGTTCGTGCTGTCGGTCGATGCGATCGCCCTGGCCAGGGACCCCGCCGCGACGCTGGCGTGCAACATCAACTCGGTCATCAGCTGCGGCACCGTCGGGCTCTCGTGGCAGGCGAGCCTGCTCGGCTTCCCCAATGCGTTCCTCGGGCTGATCGCAGAGCCGGTCGTGATCACGA contains:
- a CDS encoding biotin carboxylase N-terminal domain-containing protein, with the protein product MPAISKVLIANRGEIAVRIARACRDARIGSVAVYADTDREALHVRVADEAFALSGARAQETYLDIAKLLDVARRSGADAVHPGYGFLAENADFARAVIEAGLVWIGPPPAAIEALGDKVSARHIAARAGAPLVAGTPDPVTGTAEIHAFAAEHGLPVAIKAAFGGGGRGLKVARTFDEIDEQFESAVREATAAFGRGECFVERFLDRPRHVETQCLADAHGTVVVVSTRDCSLQRRHQKLVEEAPAPFLTDAQNAELVSSSVAILREAGYVGAGTCEFLVGADGTISFLEVNTRLQVEHPVTEEVSGIDLVREQLRIAAGEPLGYDHVATRGHSFEFRINGEDPAAGFLPAPGRITRLRFPAGPGVRVDSGVVEGDTVSGLFDSMIAKVIVTGSTRAQAVERARRALSELEVEGIPTVMPFHRAVLEEADFVPADPAEPFRVHTLWIETEFGDRLASLVAPTHETTAGSSGAGDATDEDEDEPIALERVIVEVGGKRLEVVLPAALGFGRGRPGNQARRPVRRQPVRSVASTNGATLSSPMQGTIVKVAVVDGAEVAEGDLIVVLEAMKMEQPLLAHRAGRVTGLVAAVGSSVGAGTTICDIVV
- a CDS encoding Maf family protein — protein: MTRIVLASASPARLATLQSAGIDAIVAVSRVDEDAALAAARERFGAIEPADAVLLLAQAKVEDVAHSIADLAPDLADADDLIFLGCDSMLEIHGEIVGKPLDAADATARWRAMRGRSGVLHTGHWIIDDRLPVSDGGQGTAGTLGATSSTVVHFADLSDAEIDAYVATGEPLVVAGAFTIDGLGGAFVTAIEGDHHGVVGVSLPLLRELLGEVGVLVPDLWRH